In Arcobacter sp. F2176, the genomic stretch AAAGGCCTTAATTCTAGCAGGAATAGATGTACAGATAGTAGAGTTTAAATTAGTGTTTTTAGACTCTTCATTAAGTGGTTCTTTTTTACCAGCTTTTATATCTCTCCATCTACTCATTATGGATTAGTTTCCTCTACTTCCAGGTTTATATGCAACTGATCCTTCTTTACACATAGGACAATTTTCAGGAGCATACATTTCAAAGGTAAAATCATCTAAAGCAAAAAGTGGTTTATCAAGTGGTAATTTACAATTATCTTTTGGTTCTATTTCACTTCCAACTCTTGAACAAAAACCTCTATTAGCTAATGCTGCATAAGCAAGTATCTCACCACCATCTTTTTCGATTTGTTTAGCAGCTTCCAAAGCACTACCTCCCGTAGTAATAATATCTTCACAGATAATATATTTTTCACCACGAGTTACTTCAAAACCTCTTCTTATAGTCATCTCACCATCAACTCTCTCTGCAAAGATAAATCTTACATCAAGGGCAGTTGCTAGTGCAAATCCTGCAATTAATCCACCAAGAGCAGGTGAACAAACAGCATCAACTTTTAGTCCAGATTCTTTTATTTGCTTTGCTAATTCTTCAGCTAATAATTTTGCAGTTTTAGGATCTTCTAGCACTTTTGCTGATTGTAAATAGTATTTAGAGTGATTACCTGAACTTAATTTAAAATGACCTTCTAATAGAGCATTTGCATCTTTGTATATTTGTTCTACTACCATAATTATACTTTTAAGATTTCAGCTTCTTTTGCCTTGAAAGTATCATCAGCTTTTGTTACATAAGAATCTGTAATTTTTTGTATTTCATCTTGAGCTTTTTTGTTTTCATCATCAGTTATTTCTTTATCTTTATGAAGAACTTTTACTCTATCATTTGCATGTTTTCTGATATTTCTAATAGCAACTTTTGCATCATCAGTCATACCTTTTGCTTGTTTTGCACTCTCTTTTCTTTGGTCAACAGTCATAGGAGGGAAAAATAGTTTAATTACTTCACCATCATTATTTGGATTAACACCAATATTAGCATTTTGAATTGCTTTTTCAATATCACCTACAAGATGTTTTTCCCATGGATTTATTACAATGGTAGTAGCATCAGGTGCTAAAACTGAACCCACTTGAGTTAAATCAGTTGGTGTTCCATAATAATCAATTTTTATCCCATCTAAAATTGTAGTACTTACTTTACCTGTTCTTAGTGTTTTGTAGTCTCTTTTTAATGCTTCTATTGCACTATCCATTTTCTCTTTTGTTTCTGAATAAATCTCATTTAACATTCTCTCTCCTTTGATTTATTATTAAATTTTGCATATTATACCATTTATTAATTGGCATACTTAACTGAAATAAATTTTTGATAATATATTTTCTTTGAAATTTAAAAGAAAACATATTTTCTTTTTTTATTAAATGGAGAAGTAGCTCTTTGAAAATATTTCATTTGAACTACTTCTTGAAAATCAACTATTTTTCAGTAGTTGGTACTGTAGGTGCAGCTTTTTGTGTTGGTACAGCTGGTGCTACAGGAGCAGTAGGTGCTTGAGTTTTTTCAGGAGTTTTTGGAATTAAACTTTCTGTTTGTACATTGTCTACTGCACTTTTTTGTCTATTTTCATTATAAAAATAACCTAAAAATAGAGTATTTAAAACAAAAATTAATCCTAAAATCATAGTTGCTTTTGTTAAAAAGTTTCCAGGACCTTTTGCTCCAAATAAAGATTCGTTGCTTCCGCTGTAAGCTCCTAATCCCATACTTGAACTTTTTTGAAGTAAGATGCAAATTGTTAATAGTACTGCTAAAATAAATTGAACTACTAAAAGTGTTGATGTCATAATTTTATTCCTTTGAAAAAATGGTAGGTATTTTATCCAAAATTTATTAAAAAAAAGTTAAGATTCGATTATGTCCGTAAAAAACGAATTTTCAAAATACGCAAATCAATATAACTCATACAATATTGTACAACAAATTGCAGCAAAATCTATCATTAGAGATATAAATTGTCAACCTAAAAGAATATTAGAGTTAGGTTGTGGCTCTGGGCAAGTTATTAAAAATGTTTCTTGGGAGTATGATTTTTATAAGGCTATGGATTTTTCACAAAACATGTGTGATATTCATCCTAAAGCTAATAATATACAAGTGGAATGTTTTGATTTTGATACTGATGCTTTTTTTGAAAATATAAAAAATGACAGATATGATGTTGTTATATCTTCTTCTGCCCTACAGTGGTCAAAGGATTTAAGTAAGATAGTTAAAGCTATTAGTGCTATTTCTCCTAAGATTTATGCTGCTTTATTTACTTCAAATACTTTTAAGACAATACAAACAATAACAAATAAAAAATCACCAATATTAGATGACCAATCAATAAAAAAAGCTTTTACTCAATATTGTGATTGTGAATTTGAAACTATAACTTATAATTTAGAGTTTGATAATAAGAAAAAATTATTTGATTATATTAAGAAATCAGGTGTAAGTGGTGGAAATACTCTTGAATTTAAAGATGCTAAAAAATTATACAAAGAGTATAGTTTAAATTATTTAGAGTTTGAAGTTATCTTTGTCAAAGCTTTTTCTAAATCATAAAGTTCATATCTTATATATTTAAATACTTCACTGCTATTATTTTCTTCTAGTTTGCAAACTTCTTCTAGAACTCTAGAACTCTCTTGCGCTCTTTTAAAGTTAGCTATTAGAATAGAGTTTAAGTCATCTCTACTTTTTTCTGATGCAGTGCTTTGTTTTAAGACATCATTTTTTATATCTCTTGAGTCTAAAAGTTCATCATAAATAGATATTCTTGATTTGTGTCTTAATTCTTTTAGTTTTGAAGCGATATCTTTATTATTGTAAACGTATCTAAAGATATCTTCTACAACTCTAATTCCCTCTCTTAGGCGATTTAGATTTGCATCAATAAGTCTTAATTCGGTTGTATTCATGTTATAAGAAGTAAATCATAACTCGAGGAGTTATGATTTAGTCGTCACTACTATTAAAAATACCAAGTATTTGTAATAATGAAATAAATAGATTAAAGAAATCTAAGTATAAAGAAATAGCAGCTTCAATTGGAGTTGAAAACCCACCTTTTATAATTTGTTGTGTATCATAAAGAATAAACGCAGAAAATAAAACAGCTCCCACCATCGCTATTCCAAGTTGTAATAATGGCGCTTGAATAAAAATATTAGAAATAGATCCTACTACTAATATAATAAGAGCAATAAACAACATTTTCCCCATACCAGAAAAATCTCTTTTAGTTGTAAGGGCAAACA encodes the following:
- the pyrE gene encoding orotate phosphoribosyltransferase, with the protein product MVVEQIYKDANALLEGHFKLSSGNHSKYYLQSAKVLEDPKTAKLLAEELAKQIKESGLKVDAVCSPALGGLIAGFALATALDVRFIFAERVDGEMTIRRGFEVTRGEKYIICEDIITTGGSALEAAKQIEKDGGEILAYAALANRGFCSRVGSEIEPKDNCKLPLDKPLFALDDFTFEMYAPENCPMCKEGSVAYKPGSRGN
- the frr gene encoding ribosome recycling factor, with product MLNEIYSETKEKMDSAIEALKRDYKTLRTGKVSTTILDGIKIDYYGTPTDLTQVGSVLAPDATTIVINPWEKHLVGDIEKAIQNANIGVNPNNDGEVIKLFFPPMTVDQRKESAKQAKGMTDDAKVAIRNIRKHANDRVKVLHKDKEITDDENKKAQDEIQKITDSYVTKADDTFKAKEAEILKV
- the secG gene encoding preprotein translocase subunit SecG, encoding MTSTLLVVQFILAVLLTICILLQKSSSMGLGAYSGSNESLFGAKGPGNFLTKATMILGLIFVLNTLFLGYFYNENRQKSAVDNVQTESLIPKTPEKTQAPTAPVAPAVPTQKAAPTVPTTEK
- a CDS encoding methyltransferase domain-containing protein translates to MSVKNEFSKYANQYNSYNIVQQIAAKSIIRDINCQPKRILELGCGSGQVIKNVSWEYDFYKAMDFSQNMCDIHPKANNIQVECFDFDTDAFFENIKNDRYDVVISSSALQWSKDLSKIVKAISAISPKIYAALFTSNTFKTIQTITNKKSPILDDQSIKKAFTQYCDCEFETITYNLEFDNKKKLFDYIKKSGVSGGNTLEFKDAKKLYKEYSLNYLEFEVIFVKAFSKS
- a CDS encoding thiamine-phosphate pyrophosphorylase, with protein sequence MNTTELRLIDANLNRLREGIRVVEDIFRYVYNNKDIASKLKELRHKSRISIYDELLDSRDIKNDVLKQSTASEKSRDDLNSILIANFKRAQESSRVLEEVCKLEENNSSEVFKYIRYELYDLEKALTKITSNSK